The following proteins are co-located in the Candidatus Dependentiae bacterium genome:
- the rpmF gene encoding 50S ribosomal protein L32: MPVPKRKHSRSRRDLKHANKGLDFTQVAYCQTTQEPCAPHAVCLTSGYYKGVKVLRTKADRAIERAQRAKDIQERRSLRQAMGSSAESQSVN, encoded by the coding sequence ATGCCAGTACCAAAACGTAAGCATTCTCGTTCTCGTAGAGATTTAAAACACGCGAATAAAGGCTTGGATTTTACCCAAGTTGCGTATTGTCAAACAACCCAAGAACCATGTGCGCCGCATGCGGTTTGTTTAACATCTGGGTATTATAAAGGTGTTAAAGTGTTGAGAACAAAAGCTGATCGCGCTATTGAACGAGCACAAAGAGCTAAAGATATTCAAGAGCGAAGATCATTGCGTCAAGCTATGGGTTCATCAGCTGAAAGTCAGTCTGTAAACTAA